The following is a genomic window from Cupriavidus basilensis.
GCGTCAGCGGTGTGCCGGGTTTCGATCCAGAGAGTCTGCGCGGACGGGACGCCCCAGTTGGCGAGCGCCAACGCTTGAGGCGCGTGCGGCGGTGCCAGAAGCGCGACAGGGCGGTTCGAGCGCGCGACGAGAGCAGGGCGTAGCAAGCGCAACTCGCCGATACCCGGCTGGCGCTGCAGCAACTCCGTCAGGCAACCGATCGGCCAGCCGCCGCCCGGAAGCTCCTTGTCGAGCGACGGATACCCGGTTGGAACGGTGCGTGCGTTGCCCCGAGCAAGCTGCGAGGCAAGCCAAAGTGACGGATGAATGGATTCTGGGGCGACGGTTAGCATGGCGAGCTCCTGCCCCCAGTGTACTGTATATTTATACAGTATTCACCTGCATTATCCGTCACATGAGCGGTTCCATCGCGCGATCGCTGCCACCAGCGGCCAACCAGCCCTGTTGCGAAAATCGCATCAGGGCTCGTATAATTTGGGTGTTGCAGGCAAGCGCGGAGCTTGTAGAGGTCGTCGAAAGACGGCAGCCCGTTTTGGGTGGGATCCTCGAATCCGGGGCCTGCAACCGTCTTTTCTCAGTCGTCGCGCACCGCGGCGATCACACGCCGACGCTCCCCATCTTCTGCGTCGCCGCACCAAAACTTCAAGCCGTAGCCGTCCACCTGTCCATTGCGCCGATACAGGTTGCGTGCGAGCATGCGCAGGTATCGGTCTTCCGTCTCCCCATACTGATTTCTGTGGACTGCGTAGAACGCGCTCGTCGCCACGGCGTCGGCGACCTGCAGGCCTGCCAACTGGTCGTGATTCACTGCGCGCACGCCATCAAGGTCGAGGCTGTCCCAATGGATGCGGCAGTCTTCCCGGCCCTGCAGTCGCACAAGGTAATGATGGAGGTCGGCATAGGACATCGCCGATCGGTTCGAGAAAATCAGTTCGGCCTTACCATCACCCTCACCAGGGCGCGCGGTATCCCTGCACAGCCAGCTCACGCGTTCCAGCAAAAGGCGGATCGTGTAGCGGTATAAGGAAAACGCCTCCTGCTGAAAAACCTCCGGGTCGGCGATTGAGGGCTTGTGGACCAGCACATGCACGTGCCGCAGTGGCGCCTCCCCAATCATGCGCGCCAGAGGCACCCGGTGCTCATGCCGCAGGTTGCGAAAATGCAGGGGCGATTTAGCAGGCTTCCTCAGTAGCTCCCTAGCGTTCTTGACGAGTTGCACCATTGCTAGGTCGTTCACAGTGCGAACTACCGTGGCGGACTGGACGAACCACCTCGAACTACCTTGCTCGTTGGGAAGGAACACAAATCCTTCGTCGCCCGACTCGTCGATATAGACGCGAAAGCTGGAGGTCATGCGTGATGCGTTGGTTATATGAGGGTGCCATTATGAGGCACACCAAAGGGCCGGGCTTCAAAATGATCTCGCTATGGACGCTACTTGGCCGGACGGACGTGCCCTATCCGTTGTCGGAAATGGCGGCAGGCGTCTGTAGTGGGCGCCCCGTCACGCCGATCACGATCTGCAACGCGCTGCTGGCGATCAGGGCGAACCGACACTTGTCGATGTCGAAGTCCTTGGTGTCCACGCTGAACAAGGGGTCGGCCATCGGCCTTGTGTGGGCTCATAAATCTGGAAGAATGCGTGGCAGGAGTTTTACTGGCTTGCCCTTCTGGGACTTCTCGAGGGGCGACCAATCTTCTGTTCCTGGGCTGCCACTTCTTATGGCAGAAACGTTCCCCTTCGGACCAGAAAGTCTTTGCAACGGTAGTTGAACGATTGAGCAGTTCCTCCA
Proteins encoded in this region:
- a CDS encoding DUF3800 domain-containing protein; the protein is MTSSFRVYIDESGDEGFVFLPNEQGSSRWFVQSATVVRTVNDLAMVQLVKNARELLRKPAKSPLHFRNLRHEHRVPLARMIGEAPLRHVHVLVHKPSIADPEVFQQEAFSLYRYTIRLLLERVSWLCRDTARPGEGDGKAELIFSNRSAMSYADLHHYLVRLQGREDCRIHWDSLDLDGVRAVNHDQLAGLQVADAVATSAFYAVHRNQYGETEDRYLRMLARNLYRRNGQVDGYGLKFWCGDAEDGERRRVIAAVRDD